One part of the Arthrobacter sp. B1I2 genome encodes these proteins:
- a CDS encoding ATP-binding cassette domain-containing protein, whose protein sequence is MTADTLLEVNELRVAFPGHGLRRKLHEVLHGVSLSIAPGEVLGLVGESGSGKTTIGRAVLGLVKPSGGTITFQGEDITYASPSRRRALARDIQVVFQDPYSSLNPALTIGDILTEPLVVQGATRTEARSRVRGLLNQVELPADAAERLPREFSGGQRQRIAIARALAPEPKLIICDEPVSALDLSTQATVLRLLLEIQQQTGVACLFVSHDLAVVRYVSHRVSVIYKGDIVETGPAGQVTSSPAHPYTKSLLLAAPIADPVEQKRRRLERLRLAAEQSALKPVAVS, encoded by the coding sequence ATGACCGCAGACACACTCCTTGAAGTGAACGAGCTTCGGGTTGCATTCCCAGGTCATGGCCTGCGCAGGAAGCTGCACGAAGTCCTTCACGGCGTCTCACTTTCCATCGCCCCGGGCGAAGTTCTGGGACTCGTCGGCGAATCAGGTTCAGGCAAGACCACTATCGGCCGCGCCGTACTTGGGCTCGTTAAGCCGTCCGGTGGGACCATCACCTTTCAGGGTGAGGACATCACATACGCCAGCCCCAGCCGCAGGCGCGCCCTCGCCCGGGACATTCAGGTGGTATTTCAGGATCCCTATTCCTCCCTGAATCCTGCACTGACCATCGGCGACATCCTCACGGAACCCTTGGTCGTTCAGGGGGCCACCCGCACTGAAGCCCGAAGTAGAGTGCGCGGGTTGCTGAACCAGGTTGAACTGCCAGCGGATGCGGCTGAGCGACTGCCCCGCGAATTCAGCGGTGGGCAGCGTCAACGCATTGCCATAGCCCGGGCCCTCGCACCGGAACCAAAGCTCATCATTTGCGATGAGCCGGTTTCGGCGTTGGATCTGTCGACCCAGGCAACGGTTCTTCGCCTGCTCCTCGAAATCCAGCAGCAGACAGGTGTTGCCTGCCTGTTCGTTTCACACGACCTGGCGGTGGTTCGGTACGTAAGCCATCGAGTTTCCGTGATCTACAAGGGTGACATCGTGGAAACTGGCCCTGCAGGGCAGGTCACATCGTCTCCGGCGCACCCGTACACAAAGAGTCTGTTGCTCGCGGCCCCCATCGCCGATCCCGTGGAACAGAAACGACGCCGGCTTGAAAGACTGCGGCTGGCAGCAGAGCAAAGTGCCCTCAAGCCAGTAGCAGTGTCTTGA
- a CDS encoding dipeptide/oligopeptide/nickel ABC transporter permease/ATP-binding protein codes for MRDPQAIITAAFLFIVLTLGLLAPFITQHGPNDSSLNAVNADIGTPGYLLGGDQSGRDIFSRLVHSINTGTISALIGTSMACLVGLTFGLVGGYFGGRIRTAIEWVFNLIMTFPGLLLLIVLMPLTKGDFRATMLIFGALLAPSIYRIVRNVTAGVKNELYVDAARVAGLSTLRILGRHVMPVVRGPVIISAAFLMGSSINLQSGLAFLGVGSTEVPSFGSMISAGFLNFYVHPTQFLWPALLLGAITASLVLLGNSLRDALEGARPKAAKLDSARVRSRGVDLSEGNSDESNLLHIKDLQMEYPTPNGKPKQVLKGVSLKLKAGETLGLVGESGSGKTQTAFSALGVLPPEGVITAGSVLLDGRELLGLRERELREIRGKDIAYIPQEPMSNLDPSFTVGAQLVEGIRVASGMTRAEAKKRALELMERVGIPNSQRTFGLYPHQISGGMAQRVLIAGAVACKPRLLIADEPTTALDVTIQAEILDLLRDLQQEMGMAILLVTHNFGVVADICDRIAVMREGLIVEEGDVMQVFHHPNHPYTQKLLNSILDESHLREDLTSLVTTSKEQK; via the coding sequence GTGAGGGACCCGCAGGCGATTATTACAGCTGCTTTCCTGTTCATCGTTCTTACATTGGGGTTGCTCGCGCCGTTTATCACCCAGCACGGTCCCAACGATTCATCCCTCAACGCTGTCAACGCCGATATCGGAACGCCGGGATATCTTTTGGGAGGTGACCAGAGTGGACGAGACATCTTTTCCCGCCTGGTCCATTCCATCAACACCGGCACCATCTCAGCACTCATCGGCACGAGCATGGCATGCCTTGTTGGCCTGACATTCGGGCTGGTCGGCGGGTACTTCGGCGGACGGATTCGGACCGCGATCGAGTGGGTCTTCAACCTGATCATGACCTTCCCCGGCCTGCTGCTTCTCATCGTGCTAATGCCACTGACCAAGGGTGACTTCCGCGCGACAATGTTGATCTTCGGTGCCCTTCTTGCGCCCTCGATCTACCGCATAGTCCGGAACGTCACTGCTGGCGTCAAGAATGAGCTCTATGTAGACGCCGCACGTGTTGCCGGCCTGTCGACCCTTAGGATTCTCGGCCGGCATGTAATGCCGGTCGTACGTGGGCCGGTCATCATTTCGGCCGCATTCCTCATGGGCTCTTCCATCAATCTTCAGTCCGGGTTGGCTTTTCTCGGTGTGGGTTCCACAGAGGTTCCCAGCTTTGGGTCCATGATCTCGGCCGGCTTTCTGAACTTCTATGTCCACCCCACACAGTTCCTTTGGCCAGCCCTGCTGCTTGGAGCGATAACTGCGTCCCTGGTCCTCCTCGGAAATTCCCTGCGAGATGCACTTGAAGGTGCAAGACCAAAAGCTGCAAAGCTGGACAGTGCAAGAGTTCGTTCCCGTGGCGTCGACCTCAGCGAGGGGAACAGCGACGAGTCCAACCTGCTCCACATAAAAGACCTCCAGATGGAGTACCCAACCCCGAACGGGAAGCCGAAGCAGGTGCTGAAGGGGGTATCGCTGAAACTGAAGGCCGGAGAGACTTTGGGTCTGGTCGGCGAGTCAGGTTCAGGCAAGACCCAGACCGCCTTTTCTGCCCTCGGCGTCCTCCCTCCCGAGGGGGTCATAACCGCAGGGTCAGTGCTGCTGGATGGACGAGAACTGTTAGGCCTTCGTGAACGGGAGCTCCGGGAGATCCGAGGCAAAGATATCGCCTACATCCCGCAGGAGCCCATGTCCAACCTCGATCCTTCATTCACTGTCGGCGCCCAACTAGTTGAGGGCATTCGGGTTGCCTCCGGCATGACCAGAGCGGAAGCGAAGAAGCGAGCCCTTGAACTCATGGAGCGAGTAGGTATTCCTAATAGTCAGCGGACGTTTGGCCTCTACCCACACCAGATTTCGGGCGGGATGGCCCAACGTGTACTTATCGCTGGAGCCGTGGCCTGCAAGCCCAGGCTGCTGATTGCCGATGAACCTACAACGGCCCTGGACGTAACCATCCAGGCTGAGATCCTGGACCTTCTCCGTGACCTGCAGCAGGAGATGGGAATGGCAATCCTCCTCGTGACCCACAACTTCGGCGTCGTTGCAGATATTTGTGACCGCATTGCCGTAATGCGCGAGGGCCTCATCGTAGAGGAAGGCGACGTCATGCAGGTCTTCCACCACCCCAACCACCCGTACACACAGAAGCTTCTCAACTCGATTCTCGATGAAAGCCATCTGCGTGAAGACCTTACGTCTTTGGTGACTACCAGTAAGGAGCAGAAATGA
- a CDS encoding alpha-amylase family protein produces the protein MLEELNTYERDLPTDSSWRKPFNALQTNLQEIDAAMDAAAAADAVVDYGADTWVVNAGGIMSFYPTNLPFQTRNPLLAQRPSGDLFGDAVKAGKARGLKVIARFDMSKVSPRLARENPEWLYRSAEGKPQIYNTLYSVCPSGDYYQSRTFDVLDEVLDRYDVDGVFFNWFNFNVRDYDEVVHGPCHCEACRKGFALYSGGGELPADAASETFGLWRRYTEQTLKQLTARIVDHLAARGQHTGVLLREGAPMVYLEGNSAFKSMPGKELWPHATAEAVSAHVTSRPNAAVMVNCVAFTDSSHRLGSEQPEHFAQYVIQTIARGGNPSVYYFGSPGRLPTQWTTSHAREIMRFRQQNSKVYEGLHPAAEIALVRPSYSSVTQGNYWELVEEFRGLYLSLLEANLPFDVLPVGDLANLAAREGLTRYSLLVVPDMGNLGSAATAIDEYVAGGGNLMSTGSAGIGRDGNLELASSLALQALTPALTGNELRSTYVTDKPQPRIADYHYNGPLLPLFGRYQRCIWKPGSISSGFVLPQAPFGPPELAYGHQGSSDPAYVRGPHGKGEVLHVPWTIGRTYREFGKTDVRDHFITLVKTLVKPELTAELHDSIEMITGTNDHGRVVHLINHSGIRRRVYGPHLPYSGGLLRLHGAAAAKPTVTALVAGTPLRNRVDGEDVLIELPTVELFEVLQFTKR, from the coding sequence ATGCTAGAAGAATTGAACACCTATGAGCGTGACCTGCCCACGGACAGCAGCTGGCGTAAGCCCTTCAACGCTCTCCAAACCAATCTGCAGGAAATAGATGCAGCCATGGATGCTGCGGCAGCAGCAGATGCTGTTGTCGACTATGGAGCCGATACCTGGGTTGTAAATGCCGGTGGAATCATGTCCTTCTATCCGACGAACCTCCCGTTCCAAACCCGGAACCCATTGTTGGCGCAGCGCCCTTCAGGGGACCTCTTTGGCGACGCGGTCAAGGCCGGCAAGGCGCGGGGACTGAAAGTAATTGCCCGCTTCGATATGTCCAAGGTCTCTCCGCGACTGGCCCGTGAAAACCCCGAATGGCTTTACCGTTCCGCAGAAGGGAAACCTCAGATCTACAACACGCTGTACAGCGTGTGCCCCTCGGGGGACTACTATCAATCGCGTACTTTTGACGTTCTGGACGAAGTCCTCGACCGTTACGACGTTGACGGAGTATTTTTCAACTGGTTCAACTTCAATGTCCGCGACTATGACGAAGTAGTCCATGGTCCCTGCCATTGTGAAGCATGCCGTAAGGGTTTCGCCCTTTATAGCGGAGGGGGTGAACTGCCGGCCGATGCGGCCTCGGAAACCTTCGGTTTATGGCGGCGCTACACGGAACAGACACTCAAACAGCTGACGGCAAGGATTGTGGACCACCTCGCTGCACGCGGCCAGCACACGGGCGTTCTCCTACGCGAGGGAGCCCCCATGGTCTATCTGGAAGGCAACAGCGCCTTCAAGTCCATGCCCGGTAAGGAGCTTTGGCCGCACGCGACCGCCGAAGCTGTCAGCGCCCACGTCACCTCGCGGCCAAACGCCGCTGTCATGGTGAACTGCGTAGCGTTCACCGATTCCTCGCACCGACTCGGCTCCGAACAGCCTGAGCACTTCGCGCAGTATGTAATCCAGACGATAGCGCGTGGAGGAAACCCGTCGGTCTACTACTTTGGCTCCCCCGGGCGGCTGCCAACGCAATGGACTACCTCGCACGCCAGGGAGATCATGAGGTTCCGCCAGCAGAATTCAAAGGTGTACGAAGGACTTCACCCTGCTGCCGAAATCGCGCTGGTCCGGCCAAGCTACTCGTCCGTGACTCAGGGCAACTATTGGGAACTCGTGGAGGAATTCAGGGGCCTTTACCTCTCCCTGCTGGAAGCCAATCTCCCCTTCGATGTGCTGCCGGTCGGTGACTTGGCCAATCTGGCGGCCAGGGAAGGACTCACGAGGTACAGCCTCCTGGTCGTCCCGGACATGGGAAATCTGGGCTCAGCCGCAACTGCAATCGACGAATACGTCGCGGGCGGCGGCAACCTCATGTCCACCGGTTCGGCCGGAATCGGCCGCGACGGGAACCTCGAGCTGGCCAGCAGCCTGGCGCTCCAGGCGTTGACCCCCGCCCTCACGGGGAATGAGCTTCGCTCAACCTACGTGACCGATAAGCCACAACCCAGGATTGCGGACTACCACTACAACGGCCCTCTGCTGCCGCTCTTCGGCCGTTACCAACGATGCATTTGGAAGCCGGGAAGCATATCCTCAGGATTCGTCCTGCCGCAGGCACCCTTTGGTCCGCCCGAACTGGCGTATGGACACCAAGGCAGCAGTGACCCGGCCTACGTCAGAGGACCGCACGGCAAGGGTGAAGTTCTTCACGTACCCTGGACCATCGGACGCACTTACCGGGAATTCGGTAAAACGGATGTCAGGGATCACTTCATCACCTTGGTGAAGACGTTGGTCAAACCCGAATTGACGGCGGAGCTGCATGACAGCATCGAAATGATCACGGGGACCAACGATCATGGCAGGGTCGTTCATCTGATCAACCACTCCGGCATCCGCAGACGCGTCTACGGCCCGCACCTCCCCTACAGCGGCGGACTCCTGCGACTGCACGGGGCCGCAGCAGCAAAGCCGACGGTTACGGCCCTCGTGGCCGGCACTCCTCTGAGAAACCGCGTCGACGGAGAAGATGTGCTGATCGAGCTGCCTACGGTCGAACTCTTCGAAGTTCTCCAATTCACCAAACGATGA